The Desulfobaccales bacterium nucleotide sequence CGAACTGGTCAATGCGGTTCCGGAGCACCTCCAGGCTCTGGGCCAAGGTGCGCTCGCTCAACTGGGCCACTTCCGAGGGTTTCAGCTTCAGAGTATAGCGCAGGGCACCGTCCTGGCGCTCAGGCGGGTCCGCCTCCACCTGGGGGAACTCTTCTTTGAGGAGCCGCCCGAAGGCCCCCTGGTCGTCCCGGTTGAGCAGGGTCACCGGCAGGGTCTGCTTGGCGGCTTCCCCCACCCGGAGAGCCAGATTGCGGCGCTCCGCCAGCTCGTTGAGATCCGTGGCCAGCCGGTTGAGGGCGTTGTTCACCGCCTGGTCCAGGTCCACCTCCAGGACCAGGTGCATACCGCCCTTGAGATCCAGCCCCAGATTGAGCCCCCGACTGATGTGCTTGGTGAACCACTGAGGCAAAGGAACGGGGAACGAGGGCAGAATGAGGAGGATGGAGAGGGCAGTGAGAAAAAACAAAAAGAGAAATTTCAGGCGGACGGTGCGCAGCATCAAAGCTTCTCCTTCAGGCCGGAGGGTTTGACCGCCGGCCCGGAGTCCGGGATTTCCCCGGGCAGAAATCGTCAAGTAACCTTATAAAAGATGGGGGGGAGTGTCAAGGTGCGGGGGAGACAGCCGAAGCTGGCCTTGCTGACCGGCCCGGATTATAATACAAACTTGAACAAGGGGACTTGCAGAGACAGAGCCGAACTCCCCTTCCCCTTTTTCCCTCTTCTCTGGGAAAGGCGGGATAATCCCCAATTATCCATCTTGTCCAGGAGTATCACCATGCGGGAACAGGCGGCCAAGTTGGCTCAGGCTACCCGGGATCTCGTGTCCTACATCGAAAACAATCAGGTGTATGACAGGCTGGCGGACTGCGGCTGCGGGCTTTATGACTCTTATCGCACTGATGCCTTTGAGGCGGTCCTTACCGCGGCCAAAACGGCCCTGCAGGAATTGGAGGCGTTGCTGGCGCAAGGCTGACGCGTCCGGTCCCGGGGAGGCCCGGGGTATATCCTCAAGGAAAGGGCCCCCCTTTTCCCCGGGCACAAGGCGCCCTTTTCCCGGGCCGGGAGCAGGGGGCACTTTCAACCATCAGCCTGGAGGGCAAGGGGGTCTCCCCTTCCCGCCGCCGGGTAATCCCCCGGCCACCTTCGGGCAACCGGGAACGTGGATCCATGTTCCTGGCAGGCTCCTGAACCGCCTGAAACGGTGGCCGGACCGGAGGCTCGTCATCCGGCTCCGGGCCGATGACCTCAAGGGGCCTCCCTTTCCGGTGCCAGGCCCGGAAGGCCCGAGCATAGCTATCCGCGGAGCCCCTCACGGAACCTCAAGTCCGCCACGCCCCGCAATGATCAGCCCGTCTCCATCCCCTGCCCACGGCGGTGGCACTGCCCATATCCATCACGGGATCGCCACCACCCTCTCCATTCCCAGCCCACGGCGGCCGCACCCAGATACGCCGCTTCTCCTGGCAGTATCTGTCCCTCATTTCCCGCCTGTGAGGGCTGCACGGCAAGCCGGCCTGAACCCCTCAGGTTACTAGCCTTCTTGACGACTCTCCCTTCGGTTATCCGGCGATTTCTCTTGTCAGCGGGCGGCCAGCAAGATCAGGGGCCCCAGAACCCCCCAGAGAAAGCCCCCCTGGGCCAGGCCCGCCGCCCCCAGAGCGGCCGCAGCGCAACCGGCGCTGAGCGCCGCGTCTTCGGCCAGCTCCGGATGGAGGAACCGGGACAGCCAGAACAGCAGGCTCGCCAGGGCCAGAAAGCCAGTGCAGAGGATCAGGGCCACCGTCGTCATGTCAGAGCCTCCGGGCTTTTGCCTCTCCATCGGCCTGACTGACAGAATACTTAAAAAATTTTTTAAAAAAATTCGGGAAGGCCCTGGATTGTCCCTACCAGAAACCGGCAAAAACCGGTGAAGAAAGAGGGGGCGCAGGCAGGTGACCCCCGCTGGTCACCTCCCCGGAGTTACGGCAGGGGACCACAGCAGGACAAAACTCCCCTGAGGAACCCCCAAAGCCCCGGCCACCGGGGCGCATTTGGCCTGCAAAAGGAAGAAGAGGCGGGGATCGGGAAGGTGGCCCAGGGTCTCAAAGTGGCCCATGCCCTTGGCCAGGATAAGCCGGGCCCGGGCATAAAGTTCCCGAAACTCCGGGGAGCACTCCCCAAGAAGGAGGCCCACGGTCTGGGCGCCGGTGTCGGCCACCGGGGCCAGGGCCGTGGCCAGGCCCGAGGCCGTGAGGTCCTCCCGGGTGAGGTCATTTTGCACCGGCCCGCCCTTGACCACGTAGATGACCTCCCAGCCTAAAGCCCGCAGACCCTGGACGAGGGGCAGGTCGAAATACTGCTCCCCGGCGTTGTCCGCCAGATAGAGCATCAGTCCCGGGCCCTGGGCCAAGGCCTCCGCGAAGGCCTCCCCGTGCCAGAGGGCAAAATCCGGAGGCTTCATAATTTCTTGGGAGACCTCCGCTTCCGGCCGGAAAAAATCCAGGGCGTTCCCCAACGCCGCCAAGGTGAGAAGGGCCCCCAGTTCCGCCGGTGGCGGGTTGGGAATCACCTGGCGGGCCAGCCGGGCCAGGAGCGCCGTCTCCGCCTGCTTGCGGAGCAGGAAGGGATCGGCATTGCCGGTGAGCTCCCGGATGAGCCGGTGAAAGTGGTTGGCGATCAAAGCCGGGATGGCCCCGGGGCCCATCTCCGCCTCCACGAGGGCCCAGGCGGCCTCATAAGCCCGGCGCCTCAGCTCCGGCTCCGGGGTGGCCAGCGAAACGGTGAGCTCCACCAGCCGTCGGAGGCAGGGGAGACATTCGGGCTCCAGGTGCATGGGCCTCATGGTTTTCCGGTCAATGGCGGCTGCCTTGGAGAAGTCGGAGGGGAGGTTCGGAAAAGCAAAGGGTTCTGGTTCCAATTCATTGACTTTACAGTCCGCCCACCTTGATGCGGCTGGCGAGACAGGCCCGGCAGGTCCCGGAGCGGAAGCGGGCGGCATCAGACAGGGACAGCACCCCCACCACCTCCTCGGGCCGCTCCTTATAGACGAAGAGGCGGTGGATGTCGGCGAAAATCATCTGCCGCAGGGCCGTCTCCAGGGTCTCCTCCTGCTCCACCGCCACCACCGGCTGCTGCATGATCTCCTTGACCGGCGTGTCCGGGGACAGCTCATGGAGATAGGCCAGGATCAGGTCGGTTTTGGAGACCACCCCCACCGGCCGGCCCTGGGAGCTCCGGATGAGGACCGCCGCCAGCCGCTGGGAGGCCAGGCCCTCCATGACCTCCACTAACCGGGTATTCTCCGGAAAGGATGCCACCCCCGGGGTCATCACCTCCCGCACCCGCACCTGGTTGGCCAGATCCAGCCCCCTCTCCCCCTTTTTCAGCAGAGTGCGGCGACAGCGGTGGCAGAAACGATACAGCACGCCCACAATATCCGGGTAAGCGAGCACCCCCACGGCCACTCCCGGGAGCTCCTCTGCCACATACAACCGGTGCACCCGGCTCTGGCGCATCACCTCCAGGGCGGCGTCCAGGGAGTCCTCCGGCCGGCAGAAGAGAGGCGGCCCCACCATGACGGCCTCCACCGGGGTGTCCAGGGGCAGCCCGGCGTAGTACGCCCCCATGAGGTCGGTCTTGGACACCACCCCCAAAGCCTGGCGGTCCGGGGCTTCCACCAGCAAAGCGTTCACCTTGAACTTGATGGTGCTCCGGATGGCGTGGGCCAAGGTGGCCGTCTGCACCAGGCGCACCACCTGCCGGCGCATGGCCTCCCGCACTGTCAGGCCGGTGAGTACCCCTTTTTGGTCCACCCTCGGGCGCATGACTCAGACTTGCCGGGTTTCAGCGGGCGCAGGCACTTCCCCGGCACCTCGAAAACCCATGTAAGGCACATCCCCCCTCAGGCCGGATCCACGTCTTCCCAGTCGCCTTCCGGCAGAGCGGCGGTGAGCCGGTCCAGGAGGTATTCAAACACCCGGGACAGATAGACCATGCCCAGAATGCGGCCCTGCTCCACCACCGGGAGGCGGCGGACATGTTTTTTCAACATCAGGTCAATGACCCTGAGCAAATGGGTGTCCGGGTCCACGGTGATGAGATCGGTGGTCATCACATCCCCCACCCGGAGGGCCGCCGCCTGGCGACAGGTGCGGTCCAGCAAGCC carries:
- a CDS encoding CBS domain-containing protein — protein: MRPRVDQKGVLTGLTVREAMRRQVVRLVQTATLAHAIRSTIKFKVNALLVEAPDRQALGVVSKTDLMGAYYAGLPLDTPVEAVMVGPPLFCRPEDSLDAALEVMRQSRVHRLYVAEELPGVAVGVLAYPDIVGVLYRFCHRCRRTLLKKGERGLDLANQVRVREVMTPGVASFPENTRLVEVMEGLASQRLAAVLIRSSQGRPVGVVSKTDLILAYLHELSPDTPVKEIMQQPVVAVEQEETLETALRQMIFADIHRLFVYKERPEEVVGVLSLSDAARFRSGTCRACLASRIKVGGL
- a CDS encoding ARMT1-like domain-containing protein; protein product: MRPMHLEPECLPCLRRLVELTVSLATPEPELRRRAYEAAWALVEAEMGPGAIPALIANHFHRLIRELTGNADPFLLRKQAETALLARLARQVIPNPPPAELGALLTLAALGNALDFFRPEAEVSQEIMKPPDFALWHGEAFAEALAQGPGLMLYLADNAGEQYFDLPLVQGLRALGWEVIYVVKGGPVQNDLTREDLTASGLATALAPVADTGAQTVGLLLGECSPEFRELYARARLILAKGMGHFETLGHLPDPRLFFLLQAKCAPVAGALGVPQGSFVLLWSPAVTPGR
- a CDS encoding CBS domain-containing protein; this translates as MADTAREVMETRFFTLTPQHTLGQAARALAEASEATGRRVFGMMVVDAQGRLVGMLSLYDILLAIRPKHIHLWGEMQDLELEGLLDRTCRQAAALRVGDVMTTDLITVDPDTHLLRVIDLMLKKHVRRLPVVEQGRILGMVYLSRVFEYLLDRLTAALPEGDWEDVDPA